In Rissa tridactyla isolate bRisTri1 chromosome 22, bRisTri1.patW.cur.20221130, whole genome shotgun sequence, a single genomic region encodes these proteins:
- the ACER1 gene encoding alkaline ceramidase 1, translating to MPSIFSYQSAEVDWCESNFERSTVIAEYYNTISNVSFFVLSPALLYLNRQYRQQRALPLYFVSGLLFCVGIFSVYFHMTLSYVGQLLDELSILWTLAVAYSFWYPRVYFPRFIKSRKHFFWLSGITTVISTLMSFIKPAFNAYVLNCIAFHLLYLTWLELKKCNDKRVHRMAAVMVVWWVLAISSWISDRWLCGLWQAINFPYFHSFWHVLIAMSLLYCCPLVIYFDVNYEMPSFKPKLGYWPSESWPVVVPYIALEKPHKQC from the exons ATGCCGAGCATATTTTCCTACCAGAGCGCCGAAGTCGACTGGTGTGAAAGCAACTTTGAGCGCTCGACGGTCATTGCGGAGTACTACAACACC ATCAGCAATGTAAGCTTCTTTGTCctttctcctgccctgctctaCCTGAACCGTCAGTACCGTCAGCAGCGCGCCTTGCCCTTGTATTTCGTCTCTGGCCTGCTCTTCTGCGTAG GTATCTTCTCCGTGTACTTTCACATGACCCTGAGCTACGTGGGACAACTCTTGGACGAGCTCTCCATCCTCTGGACACTGGCTGTGGCATATTCCTTTTGGTACCCAAGGGTTTACTTCCCCAGGTTCATCAAGAGCAG GAAGCATTTCTTCTGGTTGAGTGGTATCACCACCGTGATCAGTACCTTGATGTCCTTCATCAAACCAGCATTCAATGCCTACGTGCTCAACTGCATCGCCTTCCACCTGCTGTACCTGACATGGCTTGAACTGAAAAA GTGCAATGACAAAAGGGTTCACCGGATGGCCGCAGTCATGGTTGTGTGGTGGGTACTGGCCATCAGCAGCTGGATAAGTGACAGGTGGCTCTGCGGGCTCTGGCAGGCGATCAACTTCCCCTACTTCCACAGTTTCTG GCATGTGCTGATAGCCATGTCCCTCCTATACTGCTGCCCGCTGGTCATCTACTTCGACGTCAACTACGAGATGCCATCGTTCAAGCCAAAGCTAGGATATTGGCCCAGCGAGTCTTGGCCTGTCGTGGTGCCTTACATTGCCCTGGAGAAACCCCACAAGCAGTGCTAG
- the LOC128900543 gene encoding acidic leucine-rich nuclear phosphoprotein 32 family member B isoform X3, which translates to MEMKKRLTLELRNKKPGEVKELVLDNCRSDDGKIVGLSSDFENLEFLSMININLLSISNLPKLNKLRKLELSDNRISGGLEVLAERTPNLTHLNLSGNKIKDINTLEPLKKLPNLHSLDLFNCEVTMLINYRESVFTLLPQLTYLDGFDADDQEAPDSDPEADGDGLEDEYENGEEGEEEDDDDEEDDLDEEVIDDEEDEDDDLEGEEEEDGVDDEEEDEEEDGEDDEEDEADDDLPRGEKRKRNLEDEGEEDPEEEEDDEDD; encoded by the exons ATGGAGATGAAGAAGCGGTTGACGCTGGAGCTGCGCAACAAGAAACCGGGCGAG GTGAAGGAGCTGGTCCTTGATAACTGCCGTTCGGACGATGGGAAGATCGTTGGTCTCTCTTCAGATTTTGAGAACCTGGAGTTCCTCAGCATGATTAACATCAACTTGCTGTCCATCTCCAATCTCCCCAAACTCAACAAACTCCGGAAG CTGGAGCTGAGTGATAACAGGATTTCTGGTGGCCTTGAAGTTCTAGCAGAGAGAACTCCTAACCTGACACACTTGAATCTAAGCGGCAACAAGATCAAAGACATCAATACCCTGGAGCCCTTG AAAAAGTTGCCAAACCTCCATAGTCTGGACCTCTTCAACTGTGAGGTGACGATGCTCATCAACTACCGGGAGAGCGTGTTCACCTTGCTGCCCCAGCTCACCTACCTGGATGGATTTGATGCCGATGACCAGGAAGCCCCTGACTCAGACCCTGAAGCAGATGGGGACGGACTGGAAGATGAGTATGAGAATGGGGAAG aaggtgaggaagaggatgatgatgacgaagaagatgattTGGATGAAGAAGTCATTGatgatgaagaagatgaagatgatgatctggaaggtgaagaggaggaggatggagtaGATGATGAG gaggaagatgaggaggaagacggtgaggatgatgaagaagatgAAGCTGATGATG ACCTTCCgcgaggggaaaagagaaaacgAAATCTAGAGGATGAAGGAGAGGAAGATCCAGAAGAGGAAGAGGACGATGAGGATGACTGA
- the LOC128900543 gene encoding acidic leucine-rich nuclear phosphoprotein 32 family member B isoform X4 codes for MEMKKRLTLELRNKKPGEVKELVLDNCRSDDGKIVGLSSDFENLEFLSMININLLSISNLPKLNKLRKLELSDNRISGGLEVLAERTPNLTHLNLSGNKIKDINTLEPLKKLPNLHSLDLFNCEVTMLINYRESVFTLLPQLTYLDGFDADDQEAPDSDPEADGDGLEDEYENGEGEEEDDDDEEDDLDEEVIDDEEDEDDDLEGEEEEDGVDDEEEDEEEDGEDDEEDEADDDLPRGEKRKRNLEDEGEEDPEEEEDDEDD; via the exons ATGGAGATGAAGAAGCGGTTGACGCTGGAGCTGCGCAACAAGAAACCGGGCGAG GTGAAGGAGCTGGTCCTTGATAACTGCCGTTCGGACGATGGGAAGATCGTTGGTCTCTCTTCAGATTTTGAGAACCTGGAGTTCCTCAGCATGATTAACATCAACTTGCTGTCCATCTCCAATCTCCCCAAACTCAACAAACTCCGGAAG CTGGAGCTGAGTGATAACAGGATTTCTGGTGGCCTTGAAGTTCTAGCAGAGAGAACTCCTAACCTGACACACTTGAATCTAAGCGGCAACAAGATCAAAGACATCAATACCCTGGAGCCCTTG AAAAAGTTGCCAAACCTCCATAGTCTGGACCTCTTCAACTGTGAGGTGACGATGCTCATCAACTACCGGGAGAGCGTGTTCACCTTGCTGCCCCAGCTCACCTACCTGGATGGATTTGATGCCGATGACCAGGAAGCCCCTGACTCAGACCCTGAAGCAGATGGGGACGGACTGGAAGATGAGTATGAGAATGGGGAAG gtgaggaagaggatgatgatgacgaagaagatgattTGGATGAAGAAGTCATTGatgatgaagaagatgaagatgatgatctggaaggtgaagaggaggaggatggagtaGATGATGAG gaggaagatgaggaggaagacggtgaggatgatgaagaagatgAAGCTGATGATG ACCTTCCgcgaggggaaaagagaaaacgAAATCTAGAGGATGAAGGAGAGGAAGATCCAGAAGAGGAAGAGGACGATGAGGATGACTGA
- the LOC128900543 gene encoding acidic leucine-rich nuclear phosphoprotein 32 family member B isoform X1, protein MEMKKRLTLELRNKKPGEVKELVLDNCRSDDGKIVGLSSDFENLEFLSMININLLSISNLPKLNKLRKLELSDNRISGGLEVLAERTPNLTHLNLSGNKIKDINTLEPLKKLPNLHSLDLFNCEVTMLINYRESVFTLLPQLTYLDGFDADDQEAPDSDPEADGDGLEDEYENGEEGEEEDDDDEEDDLDEEVIDDEEDEDDDLEGEEEEDGVDDEEEDEEEDGEDDEEDEADDGYLSCLKSALPHWTQSSSSPPRLTAKKAFAARVPSDQLFCSRWSQLEQRAPIWFASMDSERVDG, encoded by the exons ATGGAGATGAAGAAGCGGTTGACGCTGGAGCTGCGCAACAAGAAACCGGGCGAG GTGAAGGAGCTGGTCCTTGATAACTGCCGTTCGGACGATGGGAAGATCGTTGGTCTCTCTTCAGATTTTGAGAACCTGGAGTTCCTCAGCATGATTAACATCAACTTGCTGTCCATCTCCAATCTCCCCAAACTCAACAAACTCCGGAAG CTGGAGCTGAGTGATAACAGGATTTCTGGTGGCCTTGAAGTTCTAGCAGAGAGAACTCCTAACCTGACACACTTGAATCTAAGCGGCAACAAGATCAAAGACATCAATACCCTGGAGCCCTTG AAAAAGTTGCCAAACCTCCATAGTCTGGACCTCTTCAACTGTGAGGTGACGATGCTCATCAACTACCGGGAGAGCGTGTTCACCTTGCTGCCCCAGCTCACCTACCTGGATGGATTTGATGCCGATGACCAGGAAGCCCCTGACTCAGACCCTGAAGCAGATGGGGACGGACTGGAAGATGAGTATGAGAATGGGGAAG aaggtgaggaagaggatgatgatgacgaagaagatgattTGGATGAAGAAGTCATTGatgatgaagaagatgaagatgatgatctggaaggtgaagaggaggaggatggagtaGATGATGAG gaggaagatgaggaggaagacggtgaggatgatgaagaagatgAAGCTGATGATG GGTATCTTTCGTGTCTGAAATCAGCCTTGCCACACTGGACCCAGAGCTCCAGCTCGCCACCCCGCCTGACAGCAAAGAAGGCGTTTGCTGCCCGCGTGCCCTCGGACCAGCTTTTCTGCAGCCGCTGGAGCCAGCTCGAGCAGCGGGCGCCCATCTGGTTCGCCTCAATGGACTCCGAGCGCGTTGATGGCTGA
- the LOC128900543 gene encoding acidic leucine-rich nuclear phosphoprotein 32 family member B isoform X2 translates to MEMKKRLTLELRNKKPGEVKELVLDNCRSDDGKIVGLSSDFENLEFLSMININLLSISNLPKLNKLRKLELSDNRISGGLEVLAERTPNLTHLNLSGNKIKDINTLEPLKKLPNLHSLDLFNCEVTMLINYRESVFTLLPQLTYLDGFDADDQEAPDSDPEADGDGLEDEYENGEGEEEDDDDEEDDLDEEVIDDEEDEDDDLEGEEEEDGVDDEEEDEEEDGEDDEEDEADDGYLSCLKSALPHWTQSSSSPPRLTAKKAFAARVPSDQLFCSRWSQLEQRAPIWFASMDSERVDG, encoded by the exons ATGGAGATGAAGAAGCGGTTGACGCTGGAGCTGCGCAACAAGAAACCGGGCGAG GTGAAGGAGCTGGTCCTTGATAACTGCCGTTCGGACGATGGGAAGATCGTTGGTCTCTCTTCAGATTTTGAGAACCTGGAGTTCCTCAGCATGATTAACATCAACTTGCTGTCCATCTCCAATCTCCCCAAACTCAACAAACTCCGGAAG CTGGAGCTGAGTGATAACAGGATTTCTGGTGGCCTTGAAGTTCTAGCAGAGAGAACTCCTAACCTGACACACTTGAATCTAAGCGGCAACAAGATCAAAGACATCAATACCCTGGAGCCCTTG AAAAAGTTGCCAAACCTCCATAGTCTGGACCTCTTCAACTGTGAGGTGACGATGCTCATCAACTACCGGGAGAGCGTGTTCACCTTGCTGCCCCAGCTCACCTACCTGGATGGATTTGATGCCGATGACCAGGAAGCCCCTGACTCAGACCCTGAAGCAGATGGGGACGGACTGGAAGATGAGTATGAGAATGGGGAAG gtgaggaagaggatgatgatgacgaagaagatgattTGGATGAAGAAGTCATTGatgatgaagaagatgaagatgatgatctggaaggtgaagaggaggaggatggagtaGATGATGAG gaggaagatgaggaggaagacggtgaggatgatgaagaagatgAAGCTGATGATG GGTATCTTTCGTGTCTGAAATCAGCCTTGCCACACTGGACCCAGAGCTCCAGCTCGCCACCCCGCCTGACAGCAAAGAAGGCGTTTGCTGCCCGCGTGCCCTCGGACCAGCTTTTCTGCAGCCGCTGGAGCCAGCTCGAGCAGCGGGCGCCCATCTGGTTCGCCTCAATGGACTCCGAGCGCGTTGATGGCTGA
- the LOC128900543 gene encoding acidic leucine-rich nuclear phosphoprotein 32 family member B isoform X5, protein MININLLSISNLPKLNKLRKLELSDNRISGGLEVLAERTPNLTHLNLSGNKIKDINTLEPLKKLPNLHSLDLFNCEVTMLINYRESVFTLLPQLTYLDGFDADDQEAPDSDPEADGDGLEDEYENGEEGEEEDDDDEEDDLDEEVIDDEEDEDDDLEGEEEEDGVDDEEEDEEEDGEDDEEDEADDGYLSCLKSALPHWTQSSSSPPRLTAKKAFAARVPSDQLFCSRWSQLEQRAPIWFASMDSERVDG, encoded by the exons ATGATTAACATCAACTTGCTGTCCATCTCCAATCTCCCCAAACTCAACAAACTCCGGAAG CTGGAGCTGAGTGATAACAGGATTTCTGGTGGCCTTGAAGTTCTAGCAGAGAGAACTCCTAACCTGACACACTTGAATCTAAGCGGCAACAAGATCAAAGACATCAATACCCTGGAGCCCTTG AAAAAGTTGCCAAACCTCCATAGTCTGGACCTCTTCAACTGTGAGGTGACGATGCTCATCAACTACCGGGAGAGCGTGTTCACCTTGCTGCCCCAGCTCACCTACCTGGATGGATTTGATGCCGATGACCAGGAAGCCCCTGACTCAGACCCTGAAGCAGATGGGGACGGACTGGAAGATGAGTATGAGAATGGGGAAG aaggtgaggaagaggatgatgatgacgaagaagatgattTGGATGAAGAAGTCATTGatgatgaagaagatgaagatgatgatctggaaggtgaagaggaggaggatggagtaGATGATGAG gaggaagatgaggaggaagacggtgaggatgatgaagaagatgAAGCTGATGATG GGTATCTTTCGTGTCTGAAATCAGCCTTGCCACACTGGACCCAGAGCTCCAGCTCGCCACCCCGCCTGACAGCAAAGAAGGCGTTTGCTGCCCGCGTGCCCTCGGACCAGCTTTTCTGCAGCCGCTGGAGCCAGCTCGAGCAGCGGGCGCCCATCTGGTTCGCCTCAATGGACTCCGAGCGCGTTGATGGCTGA
- the ZNF414 gene encoding LOW QUALITY PROTEIN: zinc finger protein 414 (The sequence of the model RefSeq protein was modified relative to this genomic sequence to represent the inferred CDS: inserted 2 bases in 1 codon), whose protein sequence is MKTEKDEAVPTFSLGGKYAGEGAGCSEAALPGGPMPVAGSGGTPSQDLRPLKRRPVPGKHYQCSSYGCKLAFPSMQELMDHLKVHYRPTQSLEGKTFQCPTLGCAETFPSMQDLMAHMKVHYKPNRYFKCENCMLRFRTHRSLFKHLHVCSDSASSPAPPPKTDKPLLPATSALEKEPPAKPPEGLPKLQSVIRPPEKEAILPGADTAPAAPAALPASPPELPGSLEALPLVSPAPHPFPLLEPSLFGPSSLTRFSGPPHSSVPGPFLSYVHPSPYSLPQPPAQHRLRPYVPGHGPPXVSNAVWKKSQGVSVSPLLPCFGSGVTPGHSSNSRIVWEHTRGRYTCMQCPYSTASREEMTLHIEDHRKNPPQPGRLDADMDFGVGIASFHAKLTPEMENSLYSQL, encoded by the exons ATGAAGACGGAGAAGGACGAGGCTGTGCCCACCTTCTCCCTGGGGGGTAAATACGCCGGAGAGGGGGCAG GTTGCAGCGAAGCGGCTCTTCCCGGTGGCCCGATGCCGGTGGCGGGGAGCGGAGGGACCCCAAGCCAGGACCTGCGGCCGCTGAAGCGCAGACCTGTCCCAG GGAAGCACTACCAGTGCTCGAGCTACGGCTGCAAACTGGCCTTCCCCAGCATGCAGGAGCTGATGGACCACCTGAAGGTCCACTACAGACCCACGCAGTCCCTCGAGG GCAAAACCTTCCAGTGCCCCACGCTGGGCTGCGCGGAGACCTTCCCCAGCATGCAGGACCTCATGGCCCACATGAAGGTGCACTACAAGCCAAACCGCTACTTCAA GTGTGAGAACTGCATGCTGCGCTTCCGAACCCACCGCTCCCTCTTCAAGCACCTGCACGTCTGCTCCGACAGCGCCagcagccccgcgccgccccccaaGACCGACAAGCCCCTCCTGCCCGCTACCTCCGCCCTGGAGAAGGAGCCCCCGGCCAAGCCACCCGAGGGGCTGCCCAAGCTCCAGAGCGTTATCCGACCCCCGGAGAAAGAAGCCATCCTCCCCGGCGCGGACACTGccccggcggcccccgccgcgctccccgccagcccccccgaGCTGCCCGGCTCGCTGGAGGCGCTGCCGCTGGTCTCGCCGgccccccaccccttcccgctgctggagcccagccttTTCGGGCCGTCGTCCTTGACTCGGTTCTCGGGGCCGCCCCACTCCTCGGTGCCGGGACCGTTCCTGTCCTACGTGCACCCTTCGCCCTACAGCTTGCCCCAGCCCCCGGCGCAGCATCGCCTCCGGCCCTACGTGCCGGGCCACGGCCCCCC CGTCTCCAACGCCGTCTGGAAGAAAAGCCAAG GTGTGAGTGTCAGCCCACTCCTCCCATGCTTTGGCTCAGGAGTGACTCCAG GGCACTCCTCCAACAGCCGCATCGTGTGGGAGCACACGCGGGGCCGCTACACCTGCATGCAGTGCCCCTACTCCACCGCCTCCCGCGAGGAGATGACCCTGCACATCGAGGACCACCGCAagaaccccccccagcccgggcgcCTGGACGCAGACATGG aTTTCGGGGTGGGCATCGCCTCCTTCCACGCCAAGCTGACGCCGGAGATGGAGAACTCCCTGTACTCCCAGCTCTGA